From the Pseudomonadota bacterium genome, the window GACTGCTGCGAGCCGACGGCGAGGAGGACGCCGGACACGCCGAGGCGTCGCGGGTCGCCCGTGAGCTCGCCTTCGTCGAGATGGGCGCGACGCGCCCTGCGCCCGTGGCCCTGGTCGTCGATGAAGAAGCCGCCGACGTGTACGCGCTCGTTCGGCCCGGTCGCGGAACAGGGTATGGAGCCCTGGTTCTCACCTTCTATGAAGCCCTGCGGCGCCTCGGTCTCGACATCGACGTGGTGCGGGCCGACCGCGTGCCACCGCACCGGCTTGTGGCGGTGCCGAGCCTTCCCGTCTGGCCCTGGGCCCACAGCGGATTTCTGCACCCCGGTCAGCAGATGGTGCTGGGGCCCCGCACGGCGAGCCGCACCCCCTTCCTCTACACCGACACGCGCGGTCTGGGAGACGGTCGGAACCGCTTGCGCGCGATTCGGGAGGAATCTGGTGTGCTCGACCCCGCGACGCCGATGACGTGGCAGGGGCGCACGTGGCCCACCGCCGGATGGCGCGAGTGGATCGACAGCGACGCCATCCCCGTGGCGCGCTTCGATGATGGCGACGGGGCTGTGTTCGAGGCAGAGGGCCTCCACCGGCTCGCCTTCTCGCCTTCGGTGGACTTCCTCATCGAATACCTCGAGACGATCTGCAGCAGGGTCGGAATCGACACGTTGCGCCTGTCGAGCACGCTTCGCCTGCGCCGCCGCGGCGACCTTACCTTCGCCTTCAACCACAGCCCCGAGGTCGTACCCGTGCCCGCACCGGACGACGCCGCGTTCCTGCTCGGATCACGCGATGTGGCAGGCTATTCGGTGACCGGGTGGCGCTCAGGTTCCCCGAACGGGTGAAGCAGGCCCGGGCACACAATCCGACGTTACAGCCTTCGTGAGCGCAGGCATCCTCGCTCACCCATCACCCATGCCCGGGTACGTCGTCGCTCCGGCAGGGACCCCGCACCCGACCGCGTAACCCCTGGCCCTCGCAATCTGCACCGCAGGAGGCCTCCATGACCACCCCCTCGCAGCCGCGCCCCTATGCCGCGCGCGCCATCCGACGCGTCGCCGTCATCGGCGCCGGCACCATGGGCGCCGGCATCGCGGCCCATCTCGCCAATGCCGGCATCTCCACCCTGCTGCTCGACGTTCCGAAGGAAGGCGACCGAGACGCCCTCGCAAGAGGAGGCATCGAGCGCCAGCTCAAGGCGAAGCCCGCCGCGTTCATGGACCCCGCTCGCGCCCGCCTCATCGACGTCGGCAACACCGAGGACGACCTCGGCCGGGTTGCCGAGGCAGACTGGATCATCGAGGCCATCTTCGAGAACCTCGACGCCAAGCGCGCCCTCTGGGAGAAGGTCGAGGCGCTCGCATCTGCTGACGCCATCATCAGCAGCAACTCGAGCGGCATCCCCATGTTCCTGCAGGTGAAGGGGCGAAACGAGGGCTTTCGACGCCGCTTCGTGGGGGCCCACTTCTTCAACCCGCCCCGCTACCTGCATCTACTCGAGGTCATTCCCACCCCGGACACGGCGCCTGAAGTGGTTGACACGGTGCGCCAGTTCGCCGATCACGTGCTCGGCAAGGGTGTGGTGGTGGTGCGCGATGTGCCGGGCTTCGCGGCGAATCGCATCGCGGGCTATGCCTTCACCAAGATGATGCGCGCCATGATCGACCTCGATCTCACGCCCGACGTGGTCGACGCCATCACCGGTCCGCTCATCGGACGCCCCAAGAGCGCCACGTTCCGCACCGCCGACCTGAGCGGGGTCGACATCTTCGTGAACGTGGCCGACGGGCTGGCCAAGGCCACGCAAGAAGACTTCGCCGTTCCCGACGCGATTCGCCACCTCATCGAGAACAGGTGGCTGGGCGACAAGACGGGCCAGGGCTTCTACAAGAAGACAAAAGATGAATCGGGCGCCACGAAGATTCTCACGCTCAACCTCAAGACCTTCGAGTACGAAGATCGAGGCAAGGTGCGACTGCCCGAGCTCAAGCCCATCAGCGCCCTTGCGACCCCAGAAGAGCGGTTGCAGGCATTGCTCGCCCTCGACGGGCCGCTGGGCGAGTTCACCCGTCGCACCACCGCCGATCTGGTCACCTACGCAGAGAAGATGGTGGGCGTGGTGGCCGACACCCCGGACGAGATCGACAACGCATTGCGCTGGGGCTACGGCTGGCAGCTGGGGCCGTTCGACATCGTGCGCGCCATCGGCGCCGATGCACTGGGCGCGCTGCTGAAGACGGCCGTGCAGCCGGTGGGTGCGGTCGTCGCGGCGCCCGGCGGGCCCACCATCCTGCGCGCACTCAAGAGCGAGCCCGGCCGCGTGGTGCGCGGCACGCGAGATGCCAGCCTCATCGATCTGGGCGACGGCGTGGCGCTGCTCGAGTTCACCAGCAAGATGAACACCCTCGGTCAGGGCGTGCTCGAGATGCTCGACGTGGCCGACGAGGTGGTGCGCAAGGACTTCGCGGGTCTCGTCATCGGCAACCAGGGCGAGAACTTCTCGGTGGGGGCCGATCTCAAGATGGTGCTGCACCTGGCCAAAGAGCAGCGCTGGAGCGATCTCGAGCACGCGGTGAAGACCTTCCAGCGCGTGGTGACGCGCCTTCGCTACGCGCCCTATCCCACCGTGGTGGCGCCGTTCAACATGACGTTTGGCGGCGGCTGCGAGATGTCGCTCTGGGCCGATGCCGTACAGGCCAGCGCCGAGCTCTACATGGGGCTGGTGGAGATCGGCGTCGGCCTCATTCCCGCGGGAGGTGGAACCACCGCGCTGCTGATCCGCTTCACCGAGACGATACCAGCCGACGCAGACGCCTTCGTGGGGGTGAAGCGGGCGTTCGAGACCATCGCCATGGCGAAGGTGTCGACCGCTGCGCTCGACGCGCGCAACCTGGGGCTGCTGGCGGCCAGCGACGGCATCTCGATGAACGCCGATCGCGTGATCGACGCCGCTAAGACACGCGTGCTCGGACTCTCGTACGGCTACGTCCCCCCGCCACCGCGACAGGTGCGCGCCCTGGGCGAGACCGCTTGCGCGAACCTGTGCACGGCGGCCTGGCTCATGCGTGAGGGGCGCGCCATCACGCCCTACGAGGAGACCCTGGCCAAGACCCTGGCGCGGGTGCTCACCGGCGGCACCCGCAACGCAGCCGGGCTCGTCGACGAGCAGGTCATCCTCGACTACGAGCGTGAGGCCTTCGTGAGCCTCTGCGGCAACGAGCTGACCCAGCAGCGCGTCCAGCACATGCTCGAGACCGGCAAGTCGCTGCGCAACTGAACGAGAGAGACGGAGAGACCTTCAAGATGAGCAATTCGCGAAACGCTGTCATCGTGAGCGCCGTGCGCACCCCCGTGGGGCGCGGTGTGAAGGGGTCGTTGGCCGCGACCCGCCCCGACGATCTGGCCGCCCTGGTGATGCGCGCGGCGGTCGAGCGCGCCCGCATCGATGCGTCGATCATCGACGACGTCATCATGGGATGCGCCATGCCCGAAGCCGAGCAGGGGCTCAATGTGGCCCGCATGGCCGGCATGATCGCGGGATTGCCGGACACGGCGCCGGGCGTCACCGTGAACCGCTTCTGCGCCAGCGGCCTGCAGGCCGTGGCCATGGCCGCCCAGGCCATCGTGAGCGGCATGGCCGACTGCATCGTCGCGGGGGGCGTCGAGTCGATGAGCATGGTGCCCATGGGCGGCAACAAGGCCGCCATGAACCTGGCGCTGCTCGATCGTCGGCCGGAGGCCTACCTCGGCATGGGGCTCACCGCAGAGCGCCTTGCCGCGAAGCACGGAATCTCGCGCGAAGCACAAGATGCGTTCGCGCTGCAGAGCCACCAGCGCGGCGCCGCGGCGCAGGAGGCAGGCCGCTTCGACGATGAGATCGTCCCGGTGCCCGTGCGGGTCGATCGGTGCGAGGGGACCTCGATGACCTCGACCACGATGCCGTTCACGAAAGATGAGCTCATCCGCCGCGACACCTCGATGGAAGCGCTGGCGAAGCTCAAGCCGGCCTTCTTGCAAGGCGGCACCGTGACGCCGGGCAATTCGTCGCCCATCTCCGACGGCGCGGCCGCGCTCGTCGTGATGTCAGCCGAGCGGGCAAAGGCGCTCGGTCTCGAGCCGCTGGCGACCTTCGTCACCTACGCGGTGACAGGGGTCGCGCCGGAGATCATGGGCATCGGACCGGTCACCGCCGTGCCGAAGGCGCTGCAACGCGCCGGGCTCTCGCTCACCGACATGAACGCGATCGAGCTCAACGAGGCCTTCGCGGCCCAGTCGCTTGCCGTGCTGCAAACGCTCGGGCTCGACCCGGCGCGGGTGAACGAGAGCGGTGGCGCCATCGCCATGGGGCACCCGCTGGGATGCTCGGGCGCCAAGCTCGCGGTCACGGCCATCCACGCGCTGCGCCGTCGCGGCGGCGGTCACGGGCTGGTGACCATGTGCGTCGGCGGCGGTCAGGGCGCGGCGGGCATCTTCCGCGTGGGCTGAAAGCACCCGACGACCGCCTCGTGTAGATGCGTCAGCGCGGCGTCTTGAACCCCGCGCCCCCGCCCGTTCACATCGACGCAACATCGTGAACATCGCGCCCCAAACCGTTCACACATCTGCAACATGGTGAACCTCGCGTCCACGCCCGTTCACATCGAGGCAACATCGTGAACGTCGCGCCTTTGCGCGTTCACAATATTGTTCATCCGGGTTCATCTT encodes:
- a CDS encoding thiolase family protein; protein product: MSNSRNAVIVSAVRTPVGRGVKGSLAATRPDDLAALVMRAAVERARIDASIIDDVIMGCAMPEAEQGLNVARMAGMIAGLPDTAPGVTVNRFCASGLQAVAMAAQAIVSGMADCIVAGGVESMSMVPMGGNKAAMNLALLDRRPEAYLGMGLTAERLAAKHGISREAQDAFALQSHQRGAAAQEAGRFDDEIVPVPVRVDRCEGTSMTSTTMPFTKDELIRRDTSMEALAKLKPAFLQGGTVTPGNSSPISDGAAALVVMSAERAKALGLEPLATFVTYAVTGVAPEIMGIGPVTAVPKALQRAGLSLTDMNAIELNEAFAAQSLAVLQTLGLDPARVNESGGAIAMGHPLGCSGAKLAVTAIHALRRRGGGHGLVTMCVGGGQGAAGIFRVG
- a CDS encoding 3-hydroxyacyl-CoA dehydrogenase/enoyl-CoA hydratase family protein — its product is MTTPSQPRPYAARAIRRVAVIGAGTMGAGIAAHLANAGISTLLLDVPKEGDRDALARGGIERQLKAKPAAFMDPARARLIDVGNTEDDLGRVAEADWIIEAIFENLDAKRALWEKVEALASADAIISSNSSGIPMFLQVKGRNEGFRRRFVGAHFFNPPRYLHLLEVIPTPDTAPEVVDTVRQFADHVLGKGVVVVRDVPGFAANRIAGYAFTKMMRAMIDLDLTPDVVDAITGPLIGRPKSATFRTADLSGVDIFVNVADGLAKATQEDFAVPDAIRHLIENRWLGDKTGQGFYKKTKDESGATKILTLNLKTFEYEDRGKVRLPELKPISALATPEERLQALLALDGPLGEFTRRTTADLVTYAEKMVGVVADTPDEIDNALRWGYGWQLGPFDIVRAIGADALGALLKTAVQPVGAVVAAPGGPTILRALKSEPGRVVRGTRDASLIDLGDGVALLEFTSKMNTLGQGVLEMLDVADEVVRKDFAGLVIGNQGENFSVGADLKMVLHLAKEQRWSDLEHAVKTFQRVVTRLRYAPYPTVVAPFNMTFGGGCEMSLWADAVQASAELYMGLVEIGVGLIPAGGGTTALLIRFTETIPADADAFVGVKRAFETIAMAKVSTAALDARNLGLLAASDGISMNADRVIDAAKTRVLGLSYGYVPPPPRQVRALGETACANLCTAAWLMREGRAITPYEETLAKTLARVLTGGTRNAAGLVDEQVILDYEREAFVSLCGNELTQQRVQHMLETGKSLRN